From the genome of Flavobacterium ovatum, one region includes:
- a CDS encoding DUF1800 domain-containing protein, with amino-acid sequence MNRNSLWSLRLGFSNKQALAIEKSGIKQFLEQSFQVPFDKSIPSLLDSSPKSYTDLRELRKKAKDGGPEVLREIQKEGIDTNTAMKSWWINKMMTDEFPLKEKMVCFWQNHYVATYQKVKVNYWVFQHNQIIRENAFGNFRELTKQIVQSNAVVRYLDNTDNKKGKINENLSRELLELFTIGIGNYTEEDVQNGAKGLAGLNVGEQKAVYRKPEMDNDPITYFGQKGVFKIDEMVDIIFKQKSMPYFATRKILKWFIYDEPSEKLVTYYGDYFRSVDFEIKPLLMKIFTEEFDKNTAGSKIKNPLEYSLQLISELNIEIKNNNFLAFFLRQQNMDLFNQPNVKGWDGGRSWLTSQVYLQRNNLSYMLTNGKVLNQKILKDNSKMDSSKTKEQQVRLDWNKGNNKQIISQLSDRLLFQVEENTQKDFESILKYDFDENAKNADQAVLRLFNTMIKLPEFQLI; translated from the coding sequence ATGAATCGTAATTCACTTTGGTCGCTACGCTTAGGTTTTTCCAACAAACAAGCTCTCGCAATTGAAAAATCAGGAATCAAACAGTTCTTGGAGCAATCTTTCCAAGTACCGTTCGACAAATCCATTCCAAGCCTTCTAGACAGTAGTCCGAAAAGCTATACAGATTTACGAGAATTACGTAAAAAAGCTAAAGATGGAGGTCCAGAAGTATTAAGAGAAATCCAAAAAGAAGGCATCGATACCAACACCGCGATGAAATCTTGGTGGATTAATAAAATGATGACTGATGAATTTCCTTTAAAAGAAAAAATGGTTTGCTTTTGGCAAAATCATTATGTTGCCACGTATCAAAAAGTAAAAGTTAATTATTGGGTTTTTCAACACAATCAAATCATTCGAGAAAATGCTTTTGGTAATTTTAGAGAGTTGACTAAGCAAATTGTACAGTCCAATGCTGTGGTACGTTACTTAGACAATACCGACAATAAAAAAGGAAAAATAAACGAGAACTTGAGTCGGGAATTGTTAGAGCTTTTCACCATTGGAATTGGTAATTACACCGAAGAAGACGTCCAAAACGGAGCAAAAGGATTGGCAGGATTGAATGTTGGAGAACAAAAAGCAGTCTATCGCAAACCCGAAATGGACAATGATCCAATCACTTACTTTGGTCAAAAGGGAGTTTTTAAAATTGACGAGATGGTCGACATCATTTTCAAACAAAAAAGCATGCCTTATTTTGCAACACGCAAAATACTAAAATGGTTTATTTACGATGAACCAAGTGAAAAACTAGTTACTTATTATGGAGATTATTTCAGGTCGGTAGATTTTGAAATCAAACCTTTATTGATGAAAATTTTCACAGAAGAGTTTGATAAAAACACAGCGGGTTCCAAAATTAAGAACCCATTAGAATACAGTTTACAATTAATTTCTGAGTTAAACATCGAAATAAAAAACAATAATTTTTTAGCTTTTTTCCTAAGGCAACAAAATATGGATTTATTCAATCAACCCAATGTAAAAGGATGGGATGGCGGAAGATCATGGCTTACTTCACAAGTTTATTTGCAACGCAACAATCTGTCGTACATGTTAACTAATGGAAAAGTATTGAATCAGAAAATATTAAAAGACAATTCTAAAATGGATAGTTCGAAAACCAAAGAGCAACAGGTTCGTCTAGACTGGAATAAAGGCAACAACAAGCAAATTATAAGTCAGTTGTCTGATAGACTTTTGTTTCAAGTGGAAGAAAACACTCAAAAAGATTTTGAATCTATTCTAAAATATGATTTTGATGAAAATGCAAAAAATGCAGATCAAGCCGTTTTGAGATTATTCAATACCATGATAAAACTACCTGAATTTCAATTAATTTAA
- a CDS encoding DUF1501 domain-containing protein — MNRRNFLALTGTFTGGSLLLPDFLHAFGTQQNLIIGDQSVVFVQLNGGNDGLNTFIPFEDPNYYFLRPKIALSKDEVVGGNKGMAFHPALKGFAQMQQNGDLSVLQNVGYPEPNRSHFRSQEIWQTASSSNQYINEGWLGRYLDLQCKEHNPIAGINIDSTDNLSLKGKEPNSITVKDPTRFKIKKDKEDNAQLSKNPSLDFVRKIADSVIEGSDEIQKALAKSTTEASYPKSGLGKNLEWIARLVKGNLNSKVYYTSLNGFDTHDNQLPTHKNKLTELNDSIYSFYEDLKQANLLQNVTVVVFSEFGRRVKDNKNGTDHGKAAPMFIIGGNNKGNVLGNNPNLTDLDNGDLKYEIDFRSVYASILQQKLNFDYTKIGIKNKPLNGIF, encoded by the coding sequence ATGAACAGAAGAAATTTTTTAGCCTTAACGGGAACTTTCACTGGTGGTTCATTGCTCCTACCTGATTTTCTACATGCTTTTGGCACGCAACAAAACTTAATTATTGGAGACCAAAGTGTGGTTTTTGTACAACTAAATGGAGGAAATGACGGGCTGAACACTTTTATACCGTTTGAAGATCCTAACTATTATTTTTTACGTCCAAAAATTGCCCTTTCAAAAGATGAAGTTGTGGGTGGTAATAAGGGAATGGCATTTCATCCTGCATTAAAAGGATTTGCTCAAATGCAACAAAACGGAGATTTATCAGTATTGCAAAATGTAGGGTATCCAGAACCCAATCGTTCTCACTTTCGCTCTCAAGAAATATGGCAAACTGCCTCATCTTCAAATCAATACATCAATGAAGGTTGGCTCGGCCGTTATTTAGACTTACAGTGTAAAGAACACAACCCTATTGCCGGGATAAATATTGACAGCACAGACAATTTATCGTTAAAAGGTAAAGAACCAAATTCTATAACCGTAAAAGACCCTACTCGATTTAAAATCAAAAAAGACAAAGAAGATAATGCTCAATTATCAAAAAATCCTTCTTTAGATTTTGTTCGAAAAATTGCCGACTCCGTAATTGAAGGTTCTGATGAAATTCAAAAAGCATTAGCTAAATCAACCACAGAAGCTAGTTATCCGAAATCAGGTTTAGGTAAAAATCTAGAATGGATTGCTCGTTTAGTAAAAGGAAACTTAAATTCGAAAGTATATTATACTTCTCTAAACGGTTTTGACACACATGACAATCAATTGCCTACACATAAAAATAAACTCACGGAGTTGAATGATTCTATTTATAGTTTTTACGAAGATTTAAAGCAAGCTAATTTACTCCAAAATGTGACTGTAGTAGTGTTTTCTGAATTTGGTCGCCGTGTTAAAGACAACAAAAATGGAACAGATCACGGAAAAGCAGCTCCAATGTTTATCATTGGCGGTAATAATAAAGGAAATGTGCTTGGAAATAATCCTAACCTAACCGATTTAGATAATGGAGATTTAAAATATGAAATTGACTTTAGAAGTGTTTATGCTTCTATTTTACAACAAAAACTGAATTTTGATTACACGAAAATTGGTATTAAAAACAAACCATTGAACGGTATATTCTAA
- a CDS encoding DMT family transporter, producing MFKNSVLKGVFLVGSGAISYGVLATFVKMAYQEGYTTAEITTSQFILGIIGLLLINGFQKSRNKNQTLKTSKKNIFQLMLAGTSMGFTTIFYYLSVKYVPVSIGIILLMQTVWMGVILEMILTKKLPSPKRTISVLIVLLGTLLATNLINTSIALNWIGIVFGLLAATSFTITMFTANSVATSISTVQRSLYMLLGGAVIIFVFALYNQNTSFQFNVFFKWGLVLSFFGTIIPPLLMNAGFPLTGIGLGSIVSSIELPVSVLMAYFLLNEKVVPSQWMGILLIIMAVILMNVNKKT from the coding sequence ATGTTTAAAAATAGTGTATTAAAAGGGGTTTTCTTAGTTGGATCTGGAGCCATAAGCTATGGTGTTCTAGCCACATTTGTTAAAATGGCTTACCAAGAAGGATACACCACCGCAGAAATTACTACATCTCAATTCATTTTAGGAATCATAGGATTACTTTTAATTAATGGGTTTCAAAAAAGCAGAAATAAAAATCAAACTTTAAAAACATCCAAGAAAAACATTTTCCAATTAATGTTAGCGGGAACTTCCATGGGGTTTACAACCATCTTTTATTACCTATCAGTCAAATATGTACCTGTTTCGATTGGAATTATTCTATTAATGCAAACGGTATGGATGGGTGTTATTTTAGAAATGATTTTGACAAAAAAACTTCCTTCTCCTAAAAGAACAATCTCAGTTTTAATAGTTTTATTAGGAACACTATTAGCCACAAATCTAATAAATACATCAATAGCACTCAATTGGATAGGGATAGTTTTTGGATTACTAGCAGCTACCTCATTTACTATAACAATGTTTACCGCCAATAGTGTTGCCACTTCTATTTCAACAGTGCAACGCAGTTTATATATGCTTCTTGGAGGCGCAGTAATCATATTTGTATTCGCGCTTTATAATCAAAATACATCCTTCCAATTTAATGTTTTTTTTAAATGGGGTTTAGTATTATCTTTTTTTGGTACAATTATACCGCCACTACTTATGAATGCAGGCTTTCCGCTTACAGGTATTGGCCTAGGAAGTATTGTCTCTTCTATAGAATTACCCGTTTCTGTATTAATGGCTTATTTCCTTTTAAATGAAAAAGTTGTACCTTCACAATGGATGGGAATTCTACTCATTATTATGGCTGTCATATTGATGAATGTCAACAAAAAAACTTAA
- a CDS encoding DUF2805 domain-containing protein, translating into MKKSSRKELNWEQTEKLVTLALEEKNPFEIIKKEFGLEEKDVLEIMKKKMPLEKFEMWKKKATANKPKPKQIKIDDFDEDLDGKYYIKNKLD; encoded by the coding sequence ATGAAAAAGAGTAGCCGCAAAGAACTGAACTGGGAACAAACAGAAAAACTTGTTACATTAGCTCTAGAAGAGAAAAATCCTTTTGAAATTATCAAAAAGGAATTTGGTCTAGAAGAAAAAGATGTTTTGGAAATCATGAAGAAAAAGATGCCTCTTGAAAAATTTGAAATGTGGAAGAAAAAAGCAACTGCAAATAAACCAAAACCAAAACAAATTAAAATTGATGATTTTGACGAAGATTTGGATGGGAAATATTATATAAAAAACAAATTAGATTAA
- a CDS encoding peptidase M61 — MKKIFLILTATTLFWSCKTAITNQYSKQEIQVNINLKDIKDDKVLVTLTPPKITIEEIVFSLPKIIPGTYSIDNYGKYIDGFKAYDKNGNQLAVTKTDDNSWSIKNAKSLTKISYLVNDTFDTEEGTEFGEGDIFSPAGSNILANKNIMLNTHCFVGYFSNLMTTPYRIQISHPAKLWGSTSMIDLDASDTSDTFITSKYSELVENPIMYAKPNFTTFTVDGMEILISVYSPTGKITAESITPSMKSMMTAQKKFLGNTNSTKKYSVLLYLSDIKTKDAHGFGALEHPTSTTVVFPEVMPVDQLINQMKDVVSHEFFHIVTPLTIHSKEIQFFDYNAPKMSQHLWMYEGVTEYFANLFQINQGLITEKEFFSRIAEKIERAKTLNDNMPFTTMSANVLVSPYKEQYLNVYEKGTLIAMCIDIIIREKSNGERGILDLMQKLSKEYGITKPFNDDELFDKITELTYPEVGNFLKTHVSGPTPISYNDYLSRVGVIPTIEKVVAPIFMKGQSPYINIIPETKEIIVLPGIELNEFFTKLNLRGEDIIVGINNTAYNLDNIYDLLDKSQTWEQNDTITLKIKRNGKEQIITGKVNLPYEDGETFKTTNTNKEKLKNSWLKE; from the coding sequence ATGAAAAAAATATTCTTAATCCTTACAGCTACTACTTTGTTCTGGAGTTGTAAAACTGCTATTACTAATCAATACTCAAAACAAGAAATACAAGTCAACATTAATCTTAAAGATATTAAAGATGACAAAGTATTAGTAACCCTTACTCCTCCAAAAATAACAATAGAAGAGATCGTTTTTTCTTTACCAAAAATAATCCCTGGCACTTATTCTATCGATAATTACGGGAAATATATTGACGGATTTAAGGCTTATGATAAAAATGGAAATCAATTAGCTGTTACCAAAACTGATGACAATTCATGGTCTATTAAAAACGCAAAGTCGTTAACTAAAATTAGCTATCTAGTAAACGATACTTTTGACACTGAAGAAGGAACTGAGTTTGGAGAAGGTGACATATTTTCGCCGGCGGGTTCAAATATTCTAGCAAACAAAAACATCATGTTAAACACGCATTGTTTTGTTGGATATTTTTCAAATTTGATGACTACACCTTATCGAATCCAAATTTCTCACCCAGCAAAATTATGGGGATCAACCTCAATGATAGACCTAGACGCTAGTGACACTAGTGATACTTTCATTACATCAAAATATTCAGAATTAGTCGAAAATCCTATCATGTATGCAAAACCTAATTTCACTACTTTCACTGTGGATGGAATGGAAATACTAATAAGTGTCTATTCTCCCACTGGAAAAATAACAGCAGAGAGTATTACGCCAAGCATGAAAAGCATGATGACTGCTCAAAAAAAGTTTTTAGGTAACACAAACAGTACTAAAAAATATTCTGTTTTACTTTATTTATCTGATATTAAAACTAAAGACGCACACGGTTTTGGAGCTTTAGAACACCCTACTTCTACCACAGTGGTATTTCCAGAAGTTATGCCAGTAGATCAATTAATTAACCAAATGAAAGATGTGGTTTCACATGAATTTTTTCACATTGTAACCCCCTTAACTATTCATTCAAAAGAAATTCAATTTTTTGATTATAATGCTCCAAAAATGTCGCAGCACCTCTGGATGTACGAAGGAGTAACGGAATATTTCGCTAATCTATTCCAAATCAATCAAGGTTTAATTACTGAAAAGGAGTTTTTCTCCCGAATAGCCGAAAAAATAGAGCGTGCTAAAACTTTAAATGACAACATGCCATTTACAACCATGAGTGCAAATGTCCTTGTAAGCCCATATAAAGAACAATACTTAAATGTTTATGAAAAAGGGACACTTATAGCCATGTGTATAGATATTATTATAAGAGAAAAGAGCAATGGAGAAAGAGGAATTTTAGATTTAATGCAAAAATTATCTAAAGAATACGGTATTACAAAGCCATTCAACGACGACGAGCTTTTTGATAAAATTACAGAACTAACCTATCCTGAAGTTGGTAATTTCTTGAAAACGCATGTATCAGGTCCTACTCCTATATCCTATAATGATTATTTATCCAGAGTTGGAGTTATTCCAACAATCGAAAAAGTAGTGGCTCCAATATTCATGAAAGGTCAATCCCCGTATATCAATATAATTCCAGAAACCAAAGAAATCATAGTACTTCCTGGTATTGAATTAAATGAATTCTTTACAAAGTTAAACCTTAGAGGAGAGGACATTATAGTAGGTATAAACAACACAGCCTACAACCTCGATAATATTTATGACCTACTAGACAAAAGTCAAACCTGGGAACAAAACGACACTATTACCTTAAAAATAAAACGTAATGGGAAAGAACAAATCATAACGGGAAAAGTAAATCTACCTTACGAAGACGGAGAAACATTCAAAACAACAAATACGAATAAAGAAAAATTGAAAAATTCTTGGTTAAAAGAGTAA
- a CDS encoding DUF4369 domain-containing protein, whose protein sequence is MKKIILTITSVLVLAACAKKESSDNLQITGNIKGLKNGTLYIQRYNDSALVIIDTINIDGKSNFESSINIDSPEMLYLYLDRGVTNSLDNNILFFAEPGKINIQTELDSYLSSAKITGSKNQEIYEEYKKLASKFNDENLDLIEAKFYATKFQNISKLDSINNKIEQNTKRRYLYTANFALNHKDAEASPYIVLSEIHDINLKYLDTIQKTMSKKVGQSLYGKKLTNYVIEIKNKNK, encoded by the coding sequence ATGAAAAAAATAATATTAACAATTACCTCAGTACTAGTTCTTGCAGCTTGTGCTAAAAAAGAAAGCAGTGACAATTTACAAATCACAGGAAACATTAAAGGTCTAAAGAATGGTACACTTTATATACAACGATACAATGATAGCGCATTAGTAATAATTGACACCATTAACATAGATGGTAAATCAAATTTTGAAAGTAGTATCAATATCGATTCTCCAGAAATGTTGTATCTCTATTTAGATAGAGGTGTTACAAACTCTCTTGATAATAATATCTTATTCTTTGCCGAACCAGGCAAAATTAATATCCAAACTGAATTAGATTCTTACTTATCATCTGCAAAAATTACTGGCTCCAAAAACCAGGAAATATATGAGGAATACAAAAAACTAGCATCTAAATTTAACGATGAAAATTTAGACTTAATAGAAGCGAAATTTTATGCTACTAAATTCCAAAATATCTCAAAACTAGACAGCATCAATAATAAAATTGAACAAAACACCAAACGTAGATACCTATATACGGCAAACTTTGCATTAAACCATAAAGACGCTGAGGCTAGTCCGTACATTGTTTTATCTGAGATTCATGATATAAATCTTAAATATTTAGATACAATCCAAAAAACAATGTCCAAAAAAGTAGGTCAATCGTTATACGGCAAAAAACTAACCAATTATGTTATCGAAATAAAAAATAAAAACAAATAA
- a CDS encoding NAD-dependent succinate-semialdehyde dehydrogenase, whose amino-acid sequence MKFKSINPYNNKEVGQYTVLTKTELNYKLDKSLSAFTSWRKVPISERCQLIKRAGQVLRDNIEEYAQMITMEMGKPIVESRSEISKCAWVCDYYGDNADAFLANEIRDSDASKSFVRHDPIGAVLAIMPWNFPFWQVFRYAAPTLTAGNVGLLKHASNVLGCGGLIEEVFTKAGFPADVFQNLIITHQDIETIISHDSVKAVTLTGSEKAGSAVAEIAGRYLKKTVLELGGSNAFIVWEDADIDKSVQIALTARMLNCGQSCIAAKRFILVEGIYEEFVQKFTEAVKRLKTGDPMDDNTTAGPLARVDLAEQLDKQVKNSIKQGAKLMLGGSQNGCFYEPTVLIDVIPGMDVFDQETFGPLAAMIKAKDITHAFELSENSQYGLGVTVCTRNIDKAIALANEVSDGAYFINELVKSDPRLPFGGTKRSGYGRELGKDGMMEFVNRKTVYVK is encoded by the coding sequence ATGAAATTTAAAAGTATAAATCCTTATAACAATAAAGAAGTTGGTCAATATACGGTGTTAACTAAAACAGAATTAAATTATAAGTTGGATAAAAGCCTAAGTGCTTTTACATCTTGGCGAAAAGTTCCAATTAGTGAACGTTGTCAACTTATAAAAAGAGCGGGACAAGTGCTTCGTGATAATATAGAAGAATATGCTCAAATGATTACGATGGAAATGGGGAAGCCCATTGTGGAATCTAGATCTGAGATTTCCAAGTGTGCTTGGGTTTGTGATTATTACGGAGATAATGCGGATGCCTTTTTAGCGAATGAAATAAGAGATTCGGATGCTTCGAAAAGTTTTGTAAGACACGATCCAATTGGAGCTGTTCTGGCGATTATGCCATGGAACTTCCCTTTTTGGCAAGTATTTCGTTATGCTGCGCCGACGCTAACTGCTGGAAATGTAGGTTTGTTAAAACACGCGTCAAATGTACTAGGTTGTGGGGGATTAATAGAGGAAGTATTTACCAAAGCTGGTTTTCCTGCAGATGTATTTCAAAATTTAATCATTACTCACCAAGATATAGAAACGATTATTTCACATGATAGTGTTAAAGCAGTGACACTGACTGGAAGTGAAAAAGCAGGTTCTGCAGTAGCAGAAATAGCTGGTCGGTACCTTAAAAAAACAGTTCTAGAATTAGGGGGTAGCAATGCTTTTATTGTATGGGAAGATGCTGATATCGATAAAAGTGTTCAAATTGCTTTGACAGCCCGCATGCTCAATTGTGGACAAAGTTGTATTGCTGCTAAGCGATTTATTCTTGTGGAGGGTATCTACGAAGAATTTGTTCAGAAGTTTACGGAAGCAGTAAAAAGATTGAAAACAGGTGATCCCATGGATGATAATACTACCGCTGGTCCGCTTGCACGTGTTGATCTTGCCGAACAACTGGATAAACAGGTTAAGAATTCTATCAAACAAGGCGCTAAATTAATGTTGGGAGGAAGTCAAAATGGATGTTTCTATGAACCTACAGTTTTAATAGATGTTATTCCTGGAATGGATGTTTTTGATCAAGAAACCTTCGGTCCTCTGGCCGCAATGATAAAAGCGAAAGATATAACACATGCTTTCGAGCTTTCTGAGAATTCACAATATGGTTTGGGTGTTACCGTTTGTACACGAAACATCGATAAGGCAATTGCACTAGCCAATGAAGTGAGCGACGGTGCTTATTTTATAAATGAATTGGTTAAGTCTGACCCTCGACTGCCCTTTGGAGGCACAAAGAGATCTGGATATGGACGCGAATTGGGTAAAGATGGAATGATGGAATTTGTGAATAGGAAAACGGTTTATGTCAAATAG
- a CDS encoding transposase, with protein sequence MQDSFNEILKLLLPEIIINYFELTSYKKENEALHLYLKEINSLPKEYRQNKLSSKGFFDEITVQDFPIRGHKVYLHITRRRWLNEDTGKVVFRDWNLVADGTRVTQEFASFLKEINRF encoded by the coding sequence ATGCAAGATTCTTTTAATGAGATCCTAAAATTATTACTACCTGAGATAATAATAAACTATTTTGAACTTACTTCTTATAAAAAGGAAAATGAAGCACTCCATCTTTATCTAAAAGAGATTAATTCACTACCAAAAGAATATCGTCAAAACAAATTAAGTTCAAAAGGATTCTTCGATGAAATAACAGTCCAGGATTTCCCTATCCGCGGTCATAAAGTATATCTTCATATCACTCGTAGAAGATGGCTTAATGAAGACACTGGTAAAGTTGTTTTTAGAGATTGGAATTTAGTAGCAGACGGAACTCGTGTAACACAGGAGTTTGCGTCTTTTTTAAAAGAGATCAATAGATTCTAG
- a CDS encoding transposase, giving the protein MQDFYRENIKILLPAIIVEYFELTSYKKEDEVLNLYLKEINSLPKEYRQNKLSSKGFFDEITVQDFPIRGHKIYLHITRRRWLNEDTGEIVLVPIAILSCGHIFLLFLLKKDG; this is encoded by the coding sequence ATGCAAGATTTCTACAGAGAAAATATCAAGATACTTTTACCTGCAATTATTGTCGAATATTTCGAATTGACTTCTTATAAAAAAGAAGATGAAGTTTTAAATTTATATTTAAAAGAGATTAATTCACTACCAAAAGAATATCGTCAAAACAAATTAAGTTCAAAAGGATTCTTCGATGAAATAACAGTCCAGGATTTCCCTATCCGCGGTCATAAAATATATCTTCATATCACTCGTAGAAGATGGCTTAATGAAGACACTGGGGAAATTGTTTTAGTCCCGATAGCTATCCTATCGTGTGGACACATCTTTTTATTATTTTTACTTAAAAAAGATGGGTAG
- a CDS encoding transposase DNA-binding-containing protein yields MGRDFSDLDDLRLLYRGNKILSDLFRKGIHSIRQLSATDSDAKGMYRFLQNERVSEDDIIVNMSSNCRKACAGKFVVCIHDTTEINLSSHSRRINKDDFIGTTNAKNSQGLGFFLTRA; encoded by the coding sequence ATGGGTAGAGATTTTAGTGATTTAGATGACTTGCGATTGTTGTATCGAGGTAATAAGATTTTATCTGATTTATTTAGAAAGGGCATTCATTCGATAAGACAGCTTAGCGCAACGGATTCTGACGCTAAAGGGATGTATCGTTTTTTACAAAATGAACGAGTAAGTGAAGATGATATTATTGTAAATATGTCTTCAAATTGCAGAAAAGCTTGCGCTGGCAAATTTGTTGTTTGTATACATGATACTACTGAAATAAATTTAAGTAGTCATAGCAGAAGGATAAATAAGGATGACTTCATTGGAACTACCAATGCAAAAAACAGTCAAGGTTTAGGTTTTTTCTTAACCCGAGCTTAG
- a CDS encoding IS4 family transposase — MKVWNRPLKFSSKFERGYNRLPIEEKESYKWLEVSKNTQNSLKDVVPAMVIAQDREGDIYEQFATIPDDTTELLVRARTDRKLKDKSNLFSSVATEPVQGSYQIKIDACAQTKRKKRNATIEIRYKEVELKRPTNASKTIAPSLKLYFIEASETGYNAKDKICWRLLTTMHVENVEIAKNCIEWCSWRWTIEEVFKILKKEGFNIEASELEYAWSVRKLSLLIMEVVIKLFLMRLAYAEPELEISSNSCFTEEEEEFLEHQIKHLEGKTEKQKNPYKQKDLKRYVWGIARLGGWKGYESKRHPGITTLWIGLKHFKDAMDEWTICRNVSTR; from the coding sequence ATAAAAGTTTGGAATAGGCCGTTGAAGTTTAGTTCAAAATTTGAAAGAGGATATAACAGATTACCAATTGAAGAAAAAGAATCATACAAATGGCTTGAGGTGTCTAAAAACACTCAAAATTCCCTAAAAGATGTTGTACCTGCGATGGTTATAGCGCAAGATAGAGAAGGTGATATTTACGAACAGTTTGCCACAATTCCAGATGACACAACAGAACTTCTAGTAAGAGCTAGAACAGACAGAAAATTAAAGGACAAGTCCAATTTATTTAGCAGTGTAGCTACTGAACCCGTACAAGGTTCTTATCAAATTAAAATTGATGCCTGTGCTCAAACCAAAAGAAAGAAACGAAATGCTACCATTGAAATTAGGTACAAAGAAGTTGAATTAAAAAGACCAACAAATGCAAGTAAAACCATAGCTCCAAGTTTAAAATTATACTTTATTGAAGCTTCCGAAACCGGATATAACGCAAAGGATAAAATATGCTGGAGGCTTCTAACCACCATGCATGTCGAGAATGTTGAAATTGCCAAAAACTGCATAGAATGGTGTAGTTGGAGATGGACAATCGAAGAGGTTTTTAAGATTCTAAAAAAAGAAGGTTTTAACATTGAAGCATCTGAATTAGAATACGCTTGGTCAGTAAGAAAATTGAGTTTACTGATTATGGAAGTGGTTATCAAACTATTTTTAATGCGACTTGCATATGCTGAGCCAGAATTAGAAATAAGTTCTAACAGTTGTTTTACAGAAGAGGAAGAAGAGTTTTTAGAACATCAAATAAAACATTTAGAAGGTAAAACAGAGAAGCAGAAAAACCCATATAAACAAAAAGATTTAAAACGATACGTATGGGGCATTGCTAGACTTGGCGGTTGGAAAGGCTATGAAAGCAAAAGACATCCAGGGATTACAACATTATGGATTGGTCTGAAACATTTTAAAGATGCAATGGATGAATGGACCATTTGCAGAAATGTGTCCACACGATAG
- a CDS encoding transposase, which produces MVTNKSRKGRKATIVAMIAGTKADTVIAVVEKIALKQRNLVQEITLDMAGNMNLIAKKYFPNVTRVTDRFHVQKLATEALQEIRIKYRWTAIYQENDAIEKAKKRQSKFRISNTFKSRCT; this is translated from the coding sequence ATTGTAACTAACAAATCTCGAAAAGGAAGAAAGGCAACTATTGTAGCTATGATTGCAGGAACTAAAGCCGATACAGTTATTGCAGTTGTAGAGAAAATTGCTCTTAAACAACGAAATCTAGTTCAGGAAATAACTTTAGACATGGCAGGAAATATGAATTTGATTGCCAAAAAATATTTTCCTAATGTAACTCGTGTTACTGATCGATTTCATGTTCAAAAACTAGCTACAGAGGCTTTACAGGAAATCAGGATTAAATATCGTTGGACAGCTATCTATCAAGAAAATGATGCTATTGAAAAAGCAAAAAAAAGACAAAGCAAATTTCGAATCTCAAATACTTTCAAATCGAGATGCACTTAA
- a CDS encoding transposase: MLLKKQKKDKANFESQILSNRDALKQLLARSRYFLHKNKSRWTQNQTQRAALLFELYPDILKVYNLRVNLKCWGGIEDFIT, encoded by the coding sequence ATGCTATTGAAAAAGCAAAAAAAAGACAAAGCAAATTTCGAATCTCAAATACTTTCAAATCGAGATGCACTTAAGCAATTACTAGCCAGAAGTCGTTATTTCTTACACAAAAACAAATCAAGATGGACTCAAAACCAAACGCAACGTGCCGCTTTATTATTTGAATTATATCCCGACATTTTAAAAGTATACAATTTAAGGGTCAATCTCAAATGTTGGGGAGGAATCGAAGATTTCATAACTTAG